One window of the Canis aureus isolate CA01 chromosome 1, VMU_Caureus_v.1.0, whole genome shotgun sequence genome contains the following:
- the PNMA8C gene encoding paraneoplastic antigen-like protein 8C produces MLFGVKDIALLEHGCKALEVDSYKSLMILGIPEDCDHEEFEEIIRVPLKPLGKFEVAGKAFLEEERTKAAIIRLEEDINYAAIPREVKGKGGMWRVVYMPRKQDIEFLTKLNLFLQSEGRTVEDVARVLRQELCPTVTGPREPPARKCRAPGPGEKPGAGATAGAGAGAVGAPPPDPAEKQSKAGDDKRGKRKHKKNRRRHHASDKKL; encoded by the coding sequence ATGCTCTTTGGGGTGAAGGACATTGCTCTGTTGGAGCACGGCTGCAAGGCCCTGGAAGTGGACAGTTACAAGTCCCTGATGATCCTGGGCATCCCGGAGGACTGCGACCATGAGGAATTCGAGGAGATCATCCGCGTGCCCCTGAAGCCCCTGGGCAAGTTCGAAGTGGCCGGGAAGGCCTTCCTGGAAGAAGAGCGGACCAAGGCAGCCATCATTCGGCTGGAGGAGGACATCAATTATGCCGCGATCCCCAGGGAGGTCAAGGGCAAGGGCGGCATGTGGAGGGTGGTCTACATGCCCCGGAAGCAGGACATTGAGTTCCTGACCAAGCTGAACCTCTTCCTGCAGAGCGAGGGCAGGACGGTGGAGGACGTGGCCCGGGTCCTGCGGCAGGAGCTGTGCCCCACGGTGACGGGCCCCAGAGAGCCACCTGCCAGAAAGTGCCGGGCGCCCGGGCCCGGGGAGAAGCCAGGGGCCGGGGCCACCGCGggtgcgggcgcgggcgcggTCGGGGCGCCACCTCCGGACCCCGCGGAGAAGCAGAGCAAGGCTGGAGACGACAAGAGAGGCAAACGGAAGCACAAGAAAAACCGTCGGCGACACCATGCCTCCGACAAGAAGCTGTGa